Proteins encoded in a region of the Paraburkholderia flava genome:
- a CDS encoding oxepin-CoA hydrolase, alternative type: MSAELLTSRPTLTGSDDRASTLVLTLSNPGARNALHPDMYAAGIEAIDSAERDPSTRAIVITGADHFFCAGGNLNRLLENRAKDPSVQAQSIDLLGEWITALRASSKPVIAAVEGAAAGAGFSLALACDLIVAADDAKFVMSYARVGLTPDGGGSWFLARALPRQLATEVLIEGKPIGAARLHELGVVNRVAKSHTALDTAIAWADELGRISPNAIARIKGLVGAANAQPLAYHLVAERDSFVESLHHGDALEGITAFLEKRPPVYR; the protein is encoded by the coding sequence ATGAGCGCCGAACTGCTGACTAGCCGCCCCACGCTCACCGGCAGCGACGACCGCGCGTCGACGCTCGTGCTCACGCTCTCGAACCCCGGCGCGCGCAACGCGCTGCATCCGGACATGTACGCGGCCGGCATCGAGGCGATCGACTCGGCCGAACGCGATCCGTCGACCCGCGCAATCGTCATCACCGGCGCCGATCATTTCTTCTGCGCGGGCGGTAACCTGAACCGGCTGCTCGAGAACCGCGCGAAAGATCCGTCGGTGCAGGCGCAAAGCATCGACCTGCTCGGCGAGTGGATCACCGCGCTGCGTGCATCGTCGAAGCCGGTGATCGCGGCCGTCGAAGGTGCGGCGGCCGGCGCGGGGTTTTCGCTCGCGCTCGCCTGTGACCTGATCGTCGCCGCCGACGATGCAAAGTTCGTGATGTCCTATGCACGCGTCGGCCTCACGCCCGACGGCGGCGGCTCGTGGTTTCTCGCGCGTGCACTGCCGCGCCAGCTCGCAACCGAAGTGCTGATCGAAGGCAAGCCGATCGGCGCCGCGCGTCTGCACGAACTCGGCGTCGTGAATCGCGTCGCGAAATCGCACACCGCGCTCGATACCGCGATCGCGTGGGCCGACGAACTCGGCCGCATCTCGCCGAATGCGATCGCCCGCATCAAGGGACTCGTTGGCGCAGCCAACGCGCAACCGCTCGCCTATCATCTCGTTGCCGAACGCGACAGCTTCGTCGAATCGTTGCATCACGGCGACGCGCTCGAAGGGAT